The Candidatus Methylomirabilota bacterium genome contains a region encoding:
- a CDS encoding DUF2214 family protein — MTSAIVSALHLLALAIGLPAVFLRGRSLRGRLDADGLRRLFAADAAWGIAALLWTTTGLLRAFAGLEKGTGFYLASELFWTKLGFFGAILALEIWPMVSFIRWRLALRRGRAADTSAAAALYVVNHVELVLVVIIVFVASFMARGF; from the coding sequence GTGACATCCGCCATCGTCTCGGCTCTCCATCTGCTCGCGCTGGCCATCGGTCTGCCCGCCGTCTTCCTGCGGGGCCGGTCGCTGCGCGGTCGGCTCGATGCCGACGGCCTGCGCCGGCTCTTTGCCGCCGACGCCGCCTGGGGCATCGCCGCGCTGCTCTGGACGACCACCGGGCTGCTCCGCGCGTTCGCCGGGCTGGAGAAGGGAACGGGTTTCTATCTCGCCTCCGAGCTGTTCTGGACGAAGCTCGGCTTCTTCGGCGCGATCCTGGCTCTCGAAATCTGGCCGATGGTGAGCTTCATCCGCTGGCGCCTCGCCCTGCGGCGTGGTCGGGCTGCCGACACATCGGCCGCCGCGGCGCTCTACGTCGTGAACCACGTGGAGCTGGTGCTGGTCGTGATCATCGTGTTCGTGGCGAGCTTCATGGCTCGAGGGTTTTAA
- a CDS encoding GatB/YqeY domain-containing protein — MGLEQTLDETLKRAIKDRDARTADVVRMVKTRLAERRTAKGFTGEVDDALVLDVIGAYRKQLQKALAEFEKAGDRGAGQAAQLRFEMGFLDRYLPRRLDEADLRALVKERLAALVINDPKQAGRLVGDIMKTHKGQVDAADVKRIAEALLSGAPQP, encoded by the coding sequence ATGGGACTGGAGCAGACCCTCGACGAGACGCTGAAACGGGCCATCAAAGACCGCGATGCCAGAACCGCGGATGTCGTGCGGATGGTCAAGACCCGGCTGGCCGAGCGGCGGACGGCCAAGGGTTTCACGGGCGAGGTGGATGACGCCCTCGTGCTCGACGTCATCGGCGCCTACCGCAAGCAGCTCCAGAAGGCGCTCGCCGAGTTCGAGAAAGCGGGGGACCGGGGCGCCGGGCAGGCGGCCCAGCTCCGCTTCGAGATGGGGTTCCTGGACCGGTATCTGCCCCGGCGGCTGGACGAGGCAGACCTCCGCGCCCTGGTCAAGGAGCGCCTGGCCGCGCTCGTCATCAACGACCCCAAGCAGGCGGGCCGCCTGGTCGGCGACATCATGAAGACCCACAAGGGGCAGGTCGACGCCGCGGACGTGAAGCGGATCGCGGAGGCTCTGCTGAGCGGCGCGCCCCAGCCATGA
- a CDS encoding FAD-binding oxidoreductase, translating into MNGPRTAAAVVIGGGVVGCSIAYHLARRGVRDVVVLERDTIGAGTTSKAAGGIRAQFPTETEIRFSLESIAVFERFVEEFGIDPGYRKIGYLFLVSDANDLGGFRERVALQRRLGVDVRVISPAEAQALVPALRVDDLIAAVWGPQDGMAGPAEVTAGFARRARELGARILEGVEVTAVEVERGRVAAVRTDTDRLSTPLVINAAGPAAARVARLAGVAVPVRPRRRHIFFTEPFAAIPGPVPLTTDRATGFYFRKELEQLLLSPGDVEDVGEDRTAAVDWARVEETVVKAVHRLPIIEKARIAGGWAGLRPLTPDEHAIIGWAPGVEGYFLAVGFGGHGFQHSPATGLHVAEWIVDGRPSLDLSLFDPARFGSPKGAGPESGRA; encoded by the coding sequence ATGAATGGGCCGCGCACCGCCGCGGCCGTCGTCATCGGCGGGGGCGTGGTGGGCTGCTCCATCGCCTATCACCTGGCCCGTCGGGGCGTGCGCGACGTGGTCGTCCTGGAGCGGGACACGATCGGCGCCGGCACGACGAGCAAGGCCGCCGGCGGGATCCGGGCGCAGTTCCCGACGGAGACGGAGATCCGCTTCTCGCTGGAAAGCATCGCCGTCTTCGAGCGCTTCGTCGAGGAGTTCGGGATCGATCCCGGCTATCGGAAGATCGGCTATCTCTTTCTCGTCTCGGACGCCAACGACCTCGGAGGCTTTCGCGAGCGTGTCGCCCTGCAGCGCCGACTGGGTGTGGACGTTCGCGTGATCTCGCCGGCCGAGGCCCAGGCCCTCGTCCCCGCCCTTCGCGTGGATGACCTCATCGCGGCCGTGTGGGGTCCTCAAGACGGTATGGCCGGCCCGGCGGAAGTGACGGCGGGGTTCGCCCGTAGGGCCCGCGAGCTGGGGGCCCGAATCCTCGAGGGGGTCGAGGTCACCGCGGTCGAGGTCGAGCGCGGCCGGGTCGCCGCCGTTCGCACCGACACGGATCGGCTGAGCACGCCGCTGGTCATCAATGCCGCCGGCCCGGCCGCGGCGCGCGTGGCGCGCCTGGCCGGCGTTGCCGTGCCCGTCCGGCCGCGCCGCCGCCACATCTTCTTCACCGAGCCCTTCGCCGCGATCCCCGGGCCCGTGCCCCTCACCACCGATCGCGCGACCGGCTTCTACTTCCGCAAGGAGCTCGAGCAGCTCCTGCTCAGCCCGGGGGACGTCGAGGACGTGGGGGAGGATCGGACCGCGGCAGTGGACTGGGCTCGCGTCGAGGAGACCGTCGTCAAGGCCGTCCACCGCCTGCCGATCATCGAGAAGGCCCGCATCGCGGGAGGCTGGGCCGGGCTGCGTCCGCTCACCCCAGACGAGCACGCCATCATCGGCTGGGCCCCCGGGGTGGAAGGTTACTTCCTGGCCGTAGGCTTCGGGGGTCACGGCTTTCAGCACTCCCCCGCAACGGGCCTTCACGTCGCGGAATGGATCGTCGACGGGAGGCCGTCGCTGGATCTCTCCCTGTTCGATCCGGCGCGCTTCGGGTCTCCGAAAGGGGCAGGACCTGAAAGTGGCAGAGCCTGA
- a CDS encoding YncE family protein: MTTSARLRWLVGLSLLAAACSSGPDLTPVQQPGQRMQFDGFSVLPPQGDRWYVAPTLPKDEMWRSVAGFVKQGSNDAPGATIWATAAVANIDTPFPSREQLLQQLLRAREAELRGGRFRLLEFRSAPGPAPGCQRYDAVAEDRGVPEFPNEVFVLSLHHALCLHPNAPTLAVNVAYSERRRQGQPATPLEREGEPFLASLQFAPMIRPAVVATVDVQGDPQGIAAAGRGVWVAELTNNSVARIDPETNLVAKRYAVGVRPVGLAVGEGAVWVAANGSDEVWTIDLRTDEVRGPAIKVGKEPLDIVVGAGSVWVTNMGSGTVSRIDPRTRQVVATIPVGAEPIGLALGKTGVWVAGFRDSLLWRIDPRTNRILGSPVSVGQGPSAVIASPTGIWVASQSATVSRVDEERNAVVTFAVGQSASGVAAVGRQIWVSDYLGGSVWRVDVTNNSVVGPAIPVGKGPVRLAVGNGAVWVSNVGSGTVSRVGGSSN, translated from the coding sequence ATGACCACTTCCGCTCGTCTCCGCTGGCTCGTCGGTCTGTCGCTGCTGGCCGCGGCCTGCTCCTCGGGGCCGGACCTGACCCCGGTGCAGCAGCCCGGGCAGCGCATGCAGTTCGATGGGTTCTCCGTCCTGCCGCCCCAGGGCGATCGCTGGTACGTCGCGCCGACCCTGCCCAAGGACGAGATGTGGCGAAGTGTGGCGGGTTTTGTGAAGCAGGGGAGCAACGATGCGCCCGGCGCCACGATCTGGGCGACCGCGGCCGTGGCCAACATCGATACGCCCTTTCCCTCCCGCGAGCAGCTGCTGCAGCAGTTGCTGCGCGCCCGCGAAGCCGAGCTGCGGGGCGGGCGCTTCCGGCTCCTGGAGTTCCGGTCAGCGCCCGGCCCGGCCCCCGGCTGCCAGCGCTACGACGCGGTCGCCGAGGACCGTGGAGTGCCGGAGTTCCCCAACGAGGTCTTCGTCCTCTCGCTCCACCACGCGCTCTGTCTGCATCCCAACGCCCCCACGCTCGCCGTCAACGTTGCTTACAGCGAGCGCCGGCGACAGGGGCAACCGGCCACGCCGCTCGAGCGCGAGGGCGAGCCGTTCCTGGCCAGCCTGCAGTTCGCGCCGATGATCCGGCCGGCCGTCGTGGCGACCGTCGACGTGCAAGGGGATCCGCAGGGCATCGCGGCAGCCGGCCGGGGGGTGTGGGTCGCCGAACTCACCAATAACAGCGTGGCCCGGATCGATCCCGAGACGAACCTGGTGGCCAAGCGGTACGCCGTCGGCGTGCGTCCCGTCGGCCTGGCCGTTGGCGAAGGTGCCGTCTGGGTGGCCGCCAACGGCAGCGACGAGGTGTGGACGATCGACCTGCGTACCGACGAGGTCCGCGGGCCGGCGATCAAGGTGGGCAAGGAGCCCCTGGACATCGTCGTCGGTGCGGGCAGCGTCTGGGTCACGAACATGGGCAGCGGGACCGTCTCCCGGATCGACCCGCGCACCCGGCAGGTCGTGGCCACGATTCCCGTCGGCGCCGAGCCCATCGGGCTCGCCCTGGGCAAGACCGGCGTGTGGGTCGCCGGCTTCCGGGACAGCTTGCTCTGGCGGATCGATCCCCGCACGAACCGGATCCTCGGCTCGCCGGTGTCCGTGGGCCAGGGGCCCAGCGCGGTGATCGCCAGTCCCACGGGCATCTGGGTCGCCAGCCAGTCGGCGACGGTGTCGCGGGTCGACGAGGAGCGCAACGCGGTGGTGACCTTCGCCGTCGGCCAGAGCGCCAGCGGCGTCGCCGCCGTCGGGCGTCAGATCTGGGTGTCCGACTATCTGGGGGGGAGCGTCTGGCGCGTGGACGTCACCAACAACAGCGTCGTCGGCCCGGCCATCCCGGTGGGGAAGGGCCCGGTGCGCCTGGCCGTGGGCAATGGTGCCGTGTGGGTCTCGAACGTGGGCAGCGGGACCGTCTCGCGGGTCGGCGGGAGCTCAAACTAG
- a CDS encoding tetratricopeptide repeat protein, with the protein MIRSVLGLLLLLIVSASAAARDVESLKSGEAESLRPSNEAAGREDIVAAIERYTRAIEDRDLSADELSAAFRNRAGVYLRNGQHDLAIRDLDAAIRLNPGDPGAFNNRGRAYSLRGEYDRAIENYTEAIRLDPSFAEAYYNRALAYRRLDDHDRAIQDYDVVLRLNPDDASALSNRGNAYSARKQWDPAIKDYTAALKLKPTFADAYYNRGVAFRRKGQADKAIQDFDAALRIDPNDAMALTNRGFAYGLKGQHDRAIQDYDAAIRLDPGNAVAFYYRGNAYRKKGDSDRAIQDYDAAIRLDRNYASAYNNRGVAHGNRGDLDRAIADYDLAIGLDPTNAVYLINRGLAHSGKGDWDRAIPDYDAALGLNPHQADAFLERGFAYMMQGQYDQAIGDFDAAVGLDAKDGAKVFSRGRVRFYLGHFTAAQPDLAKAVELSRNNPFNPLWLYLARVRSGQDPEPARNELAAHAKRLNLPRWPAPLYAVYLGNATPAAVLASAADGDPKRHREQLCQAYFYLGQYAVVREDWQGALRLFKSAAATCSPTTGDYASARVELERLTR; encoded by the coding sequence ATGATTCGGAGCGTTCTGGGCCTGCTACTCCTCTTGATCGTTTCCGCGAGCGCGGCGGCGCGCGACGTGGAGTCCCTCAAATCCGGGGAGGCCGAGTCCCTCAGGCCCTCGAACGAGGCGGCCGGCCGCGAAGACATCGTCGCGGCGATCGAGCGCTACACGCGGGCCATCGAGGACCGGGACCTGTCGGCCGACGAGCTGAGCGCGGCCTTCCGCAATCGCGCCGGGGTCTACCTCCGCAACGGGCAGCACGACCTGGCCATCCGCGACCTCGACGCCGCGATCCGCCTGAACCCCGGCGACCCCGGCGCCTTCAACAATCGGGGGCGCGCCTACAGCCTCCGCGGCGAATACGATCGCGCCATCGAGAACTACACGGAGGCCATCCGTCTCGACCCGAGCTTCGCCGAGGCGTACTACAATCGGGCCCTGGCCTACCGGCGCCTGGACGACCACGATCGGGCGATCCAGGACTACGACGTGGTGCTCCGGCTCAACCCCGACGACGCCAGCGCGCTGAGCAATCGTGGCAACGCCTACAGCGCCCGGAAGCAGTGGGATCCGGCGATCAAGGACTACACCGCCGCGCTCAAGCTGAAGCCGACTTTCGCCGACGCCTACTACAACCGGGGCGTAGCCTTTCGCCGGAAGGGCCAGGCCGACAAGGCTATCCAGGACTTCGACGCCGCGCTCCGGATCGACCCCAACGACGCCATGGCCCTCACCAACCGGGGCTTCGCCTACGGCCTCAAAGGCCAGCACGATCGGGCAATCCAGGACTATGACGCCGCCATCCGCCTCGACCCCGGTAACGCCGTGGCGTTCTACTATCGTGGCAACGCCTACCGCAAGAAGGGTGACAGCGACCGGGCGATCCAGGACTACGACGCCGCCATCCGGCTCGACCGGAATTACGCCTCGGCTTACAACAACCGGGGCGTCGCTCATGGCAACCGCGGCGACCTGGACCGGGCGATCGCCGACTACGACCTCGCCATCGGCCTCGATCCGACCAACGCCGTCTACCTGATCAACCGGGGACTGGCCCATAGCGGCAAGGGCGACTGGGACCGCGCGATCCCGGACTACGATGCCGCCCTCGGCCTGAACCCGCACCAGGCCGATGCCTTCCTCGAGCGCGGTTTCGCCTACATGATGCAGGGCCAGTACGACCAGGCCATCGGCGACTTCGATGCCGCGGTGGGCCTGGACGCCAAGGACGGCGCCAAGGTCTTCTCCCGTGGCCGCGTCCGCTTCTATCTCGGCCACTTCACCGCGGCCCAGCCCGACCTGGCCAAGGCGGTGGAGCTGTCCCGCAACAACCCCTTCAACCCCCTCTGGCTCTATCTGGCGCGGGTGCGCAGCGGTCAAGACCCCGAGCCGGCCCGGAACGAGCTGGCGGCCCACGCCAAGCGGCTCAACCTCCCCCGCTGGCCCGCGCCTCTCTACGCGGTGTACCTCGGCAACGCCACCCCCGCCGCGGTCCTGGCCTCGGCGGCAGATGGTGACCCGAAGCGGCACCGGGAACAGCTCTGCCAGGCGTACTTCTATCTCGGTCAGTACGCGGTGGTCCGGGAAGACTGGCAGGGGGCCCTGCGGCTGTTCAAGAGCGCGGCGGCGACGTGCTCGCCGACCACCGGGGACTACGCGAGCGCGAGGGTCGAGCTGGAGCGCCTCACCCGCTGA
- a CDS encoding dienelactone hydrolase family protein produces MADTIPDVLSRREVLRAGGVAAAGYCLAADPVLAQAIKTDTAGLQAGDTTVKIGTYEMPVYYAQPAAGPAAPIVLVLSEIWGVHEYIKDTSRRFAKEGFCAVAPELFKREGGVSHLTNTQEIIKIVLAVPRKQLLEDCAAAVNWAKTRPNVAKAVGVTGWCWGGSTVYQVAATNPDIKAAVAWYGPPARPYVDTPKPVSGFDLVKDIKVPFLGLYGENDKNPTPEDARKFGELLRGHNRDVEIVVYPGAGHAFHADYRPSYNAAAAADGWKRCVAFFKKHLKA; encoded by the coding sequence ATGGCAGATACCATCCCCGATGTGCTGAGTCGCCGTGAGGTGCTGCGCGCCGGCGGTGTGGCCGCCGCCGGCTATTGCCTTGCCGCCGACCCGGTGCTCGCCCAGGCCATCAAGACCGACACGGCGGGGCTGCAGGCCGGCGATACCACGGTCAAGATCGGGACCTACGAGATGCCCGTGTACTACGCGCAGCCGGCAGCCGGGCCGGCGGCTCCGATCGTCCTCGTGCTCTCCGAGATCTGGGGGGTCCACGAGTACATCAAGGACACTAGCAGGCGCTTCGCCAAGGAGGGCTTCTGCGCGGTGGCGCCGGAGCTCTTCAAGCGGGAGGGCGGCGTCAGCCACCTGACGAATACCCAGGAGATCATCAAGATCGTGCTGGCCGTGCCGCGCAAGCAGCTCCTCGAGGACTGCGCAGCGGCCGTGAACTGGGCGAAGACGCGACCGAACGTGGCCAAAGCAGTGGGCGTCACGGGCTGGTGCTGGGGCGGCTCCACCGTCTACCAGGTGGCCGCCACGAATCCCGACATCAAAGCGGCGGTGGCCTGGTACGGCCCGCCGGCCCGACCGTATGTAGACACGCCGAAGCCAGTGAGCGGCTTCGATCTCGTCAAGGACATCAAGGTGCCCTTTCTCGGGCTCTACGGGGAAAACGACAAGAACCCGACACCCGAGGATGCCAGGAAGTTCGGCGAGCTTCTCAGGGGCCACAACCGCGATGTCGAGATCGTCGTCTACCCGGGCGCCGGCCACGCCTTCCACGCCGACTATCGGCCGTCGTACAATGCGGCGGCAGCCGCCGACGGCTGGAAGCGCTGCGTGGCGTTCTTCAAGAAGCACCTGAAGGCCTGA
- a CDS encoding N-acyl homoserine lactonase family protein yields MYEVYALKYAERDTTACQFFYREASHAPITLHYFVWLILGGPQPVLVDTGFLEDDARARGIRNYVSPAAVVERAGLKAADVPIALITHLHYDHWAGHSLFPNAEFWIQREEVAFWTGPFGREAAFRSSANVDALSRLVTLNYANRVRIIDGDRTVAPGITLHRVGGHTAGLQIVSVETARGPVVLTSDASHFYRNVETRQPVQIITSLPEMLTAFETIHTLAGPQRLIVAGHDPEVADRFKAVEPGIIKIA; encoded by the coding sequence ATGTACGAGGTCTACGCGCTGAAATACGCCGAGCGGGACACCACCGCCTGCCAGTTCTTCTACCGGGAGGCCTCGCACGCGCCCATCACGCTGCACTACTTCGTCTGGCTGATCCTGGGCGGCCCCCAGCCAGTCCTCGTCGACACCGGGTTCCTGGAGGACGACGCGCGGGCGCGGGGCATCCGGAACTACGTGAGCCCGGCCGCGGTGGTGGAGCGGGCCGGGCTCAAGGCGGCCGACGTGCCCATCGCCCTCATCACTCACCTGCACTACGACCACTGGGCCGGCCACAGCCTGTTCCCCAACGCGGAGTTCTGGATCCAGCGGGAGGAGGTGGCGTTCTGGACGGGGCCGTTCGGCCGTGAGGCGGCCTTTCGCTCGTCCGCCAACGTCGATGCCCTGAGCCGCCTGGTGACCCTCAACTACGCCAACCGCGTCCGCATCATCGACGGCGACCGCACCGTGGCCCCCGGCATCACCCTGCACCGCGTCGGCGGGCACACGGCCGGGCTGCAGATCGTCTCGGTCGAAACGGCGCGCGGCCCGGTCGTCCTCACCTCCGACGCCTCGCACTTCTACCGCAATGTCGAGACGCGCCAGCCCGTCCAGATCATCACGAGCCTGCCCGAGATGCTGACTGCCTTCGAGACGATCCACACGCTGGCCGGTCCCCAGCGGCTGATCGTCGCCGGTCACGACCCCGAGGTCGCCGACCGTTTCAAAGCCGTGGAGCCGGGGATCATCAAGATCGCGTGA
- a CDS encoding DUF1932 domain-containing protein — MTDSRVTVGLLHPGEMGSTVGATVVASGARVVWASEGRSLATQARARETGLEDVRTLSALVQASQVILSVVPPHGALDLANAVAALGFRGRYVDANAVAPETTRQIGRVVEAAGARFVDGGIIGPAARRRGTTRIYLSGPAAPEIAGLFAAGPLDAIALDAPAGAASAVKVAYAGWNKGSQALLAAIRAFAVAEGVDAAVLAEWKISKPEVPGLSERAFSDNARKAWRFVGEMDEIAAALARVGLPAGFHQAAHEIYQRLAIYKDTQSPPPAEEAAARLLQSRPAS, encoded by the coding sequence ATGACGGATTCCAGGGTGACGGTGGGGCTGCTGCATCCGGGGGAGATGGGCTCGACGGTGGGCGCCACGGTCGTGGCGTCAGGCGCGCGCGTCGTGTGGGCGTCCGAGGGCCGCAGCCTGGCCACGCAGGCCCGCGCCCGGGAGACGGGGCTCGAGGACGTGCGCACACTGTCGGCCCTCGTGCAAGCCAGCCAGGTCATCCTCTCGGTCGTGCCCCCGCACGGCGCGCTCGACCTCGCTAACGCCGTCGCGGCCCTGGGGTTCCGTGGCCGCTACGTGGACGCCAACGCCGTTGCCCCCGAGACGACGCGCCAGATCGGCCGTGTCGTCGAGGCCGCCGGCGCCCGCTTCGTGGACGGCGGGATCATCGGCCCCGCCGCACGCCGGCGCGGCACGACGCGGATCTACCTGTCCGGACCGGCCGCCCCGGAGATCGCCGGGCTGTTCGCCGCCGGCCCGCTGGACGCCATCGCCCTGGACGCACCGGCCGGCGCGGCCTCGGCGGTGAAGGTAGCATACGCGGGGTGGAACAAGGGCAGCCAGGCGCTGCTGGCCGCCATTCGCGCGTTCGCCGTCGCCGAAGGCGTCGACGCGGCGGTGCTGGCCGAGTGGAAGATTTCCAAGCCCGAGGTCCCGGGGCTCTCCGAGCGGGCCTTCAGCGACAACGCCCGCAAGGCCTGGCGCTTCGTCGGGGAGATGGACGAGATCGCGGCAGCGTTGGCCCGCGTCGGTCTGCCGGCCGGCTTCCATCAGGCGGCGCACGAGATCTACCAGCGGCTGGCCATATATAAGGATACGCAGAGCCCGCCCCCGGCCGAGGAGGCCGCCGCCCGTCTCTTGCAGTCACGCCCGGCCTCCTGA
- a CDS encoding RNA pseudouridine synthase — MPAALRDRLRALYPEVSGRRLKQWLLGGRVRVNGVVVRRGDVGVAPGDRVELARPVAAFPPPLRLVHDDADLIVVDKPAGLLTIATDTERERTAYRLLRDWVQAQGQGRIFVVHRLDRETSGLLVFARIPAAKRALQAQFQARTAERIYVARVEGVVREGAGELRSRLRENRSLRVRSVRGSSGGTEAISRFRVLARYRDATLLELTLVTGRRGQIRVQLAERGHPIVGDRAYGSGRDPLGRLCLHASRLGFVHPRGRRVVYESPPPMAFRRA, encoded by the coding sequence GTGCCGGCCGCGCTGCGGGACCGGCTTCGCGCGCTGTACCCGGAGGTCTCCGGGCGCCGACTCAAGCAGTGGCTCCTCGGCGGCCGGGTCCGTGTCAACGGCGTCGTGGTCCGTCGCGGTGATGTCGGCGTCGCGCCCGGCGATCGCGTCGAGCTGGCCCGGCCGGTCGCGGCCTTTCCGCCACCGCTGCGGCTGGTCCACGACGACGCGGATCTGATCGTCGTCGACAAGCCGGCCGGGCTGCTGACGATCGCCACCGACACCGAGCGGGAGCGCACCGCCTACCGTCTGCTCCGCGATTGGGTCCAGGCGCAGGGGCAGGGGCGCATCTTCGTCGTCCACCGGCTCGACCGGGAGACGTCCGGCCTGCTGGTCTTCGCCCGCATTCCGGCGGCCAAGCGGGCGCTTCAGGCCCAGTTCCAGGCGCGGACGGCGGAGCGGATCTACGTGGCGCGGGTGGAGGGCGTCGTGCGGGAGGGCGCGGGCGAGCTGCGATCGCGCCTCCGCGAGAACCGGAGCCTGCGTGTGCGCTCGGTCCGCGGGAGCTCCGGGGGCACCGAGGCGATCAGCCGCTTTCGTGTCCTGGCCCGCTACCGCGACGCGACCCTGCTCGAGCTCACGCTGGTGACCGGGCGGCGAGGTCAGATCCGCGTTCAGCTGGCCGAGCGCGGGCACCCCATCGTCGGCGACCGTGCGTACGGAAGCGGGCGCGACCCGCTCGGGCGGCTGTGCCTGCACGCCTCACGTTTGGGCTTCGTGCACCCGCGCGGACGGCGGGTCGTCTACGAGAGCCCGCCGCCAATGGCGTTCCGGCGGGCGTGA
- a CDS encoding mandelate racemase/muconate lactonizing enzyme family protein, giving the protein MKISRIHSQLLRLPADEPLADGPAVPGATRDFVALTIGTDDGLEGIGVTFFGGALTGALKTAVDALGALIVGEDPLRNEAIVDRLRAAAGMSGPGGIFTLALAAIDIALWDIKGKVYNQPVARLVGGLRDRVPTYASGALMRHLAPEQAAQAGPRLVKRGFRQMKMQLALPGDTSPEREVERARIVRESIGPGIDLMCDINQRWSVHQAIDIGRRLEDVRLFWLEDVTTHDDYAGLARVTRALSTPVAGGEYVYGVTPFRHMLEARSVDIVMIDVLRVGGITQWLKVAGMAEAFNLPVVSHLLPEIHVHLVAGIRNGLTVEYMPWALRLFEEGPVLDKGELLVPDRPGLGLRFDKAALARFAVSG; this is encoded by the coding sequence ATGAAGATCTCGCGTATTCACTCGCAGCTTCTCCGGCTGCCGGCTGACGAGCCGCTGGCCGACGGGCCGGCGGTCCCCGGCGCCACGCGGGACTTCGTCGCCCTGACCATCGGAACGGACGACGGGCTCGAAGGTATCGGGGTCACGTTCTTCGGCGGCGCGCTCACCGGCGCGCTCAAGACCGCGGTCGATGCGCTGGGTGCGCTGATCGTGGGCGAGGACCCACTGCGGAACGAGGCCATCGTCGATCGGCTGCGGGCGGCGGCCGGCATGTCCGGTCCCGGCGGAATCTTCACGCTGGCCCTGGCCGCGATCGACATCGCGCTGTGGGACATCAAGGGCAAGGTGTACAACCAGCCCGTGGCCAGGCTGGTCGGCGGCCTCCGCGACCGCGTCCCGACGTACGCTAGCGGCGCCCTCATGCGCCATCTCGCGCCGGAGCAGGCGGCCCAGGCGGGGCCGCGCCTCGTCAAGCGGGGATTCCGCCAGATGAAGATGCAGCTGGCGCTGCCCGGCGACACCAGTCCCGAGCGCGAGGTGGAGCGCGCGCGGATCGTCCGGGAGAGCATCGGGCCCGGCATCGACCTCATGTGCGACATCAACCAGCGCTGGAGCGTGCATCAGGCCATCGATATCGGCAGGCGGCTGGAGGACGTCCGCCTCTTCTGGCTGGAGGACGTGACGACGCACGACGATTATGCCGGGCTCGCGCGGGTGACCCGGGCGCTCTCCACCCCCGTGGCCGGCGGCGAGTACGTGTACGGCGTCACCCCGTTCCGGCACATGCTGGAGGCGCGCTCGGTCGACATCGTGATGATCGACGTGCTGCGTGTGGGTGGCATCACGCAGTGGCTCAAGGTGGCCGGGATGGCCGAGGCCTTCAACCTTCCCGTGGTGAGCCACCTCCTGCCCGAGATCCACGTGCACCTGGTGGCCGGCATCCGCAACGGCCTCACCGTGGAGTACATGCCCTGGGCGCTGCGGCTGTTCGAGGAGGGGCCGGTCCTCGACAAGGGGGAGCTCCTCGTGCCCGACCGGCCGGGGCTGGGGCTCCGGTTCGATAAGGCGGCGCTGGCCCGGTTCGCCGTCTCCGGCTGA
- a CDS encoding 2-dehydropantoate 2-reductase, translating to MPKKLLFVGAGAIGSYLGAFLTRAGHDVTLIDPWAEQVETIRQRGISVTGPHDPFEARPKAVHLNEAARLPRDFDMAFVAMKVYDTAWATQLALRHLGPNGFVVASQNCWPDPIVASVAGAGRAVGLVMSKIGVALWKPGQVERGMEKGQGRGHDVFRVGEHDGRVTPRASELAEMLSVIDGAQVTDNLWGERWSKLCANAMGNPVQAMSGLGSLEIASSEVGRSITIHLGAESARVGLAHGYRVPKFNGAPAEQWAAADQRETWEALDTMLTPTSSSPRNWRASMAQDVAKGRPTEIDLMNGHVVAQGHAKGVPTAVSAAVVEMVHEIERGVRKPAPENIGLTLQRAGR from the coding sequence ATGCCCAAGAAGCTCCTGTTCGTCGGCGCCGGGGCCATCGGAAGCTACCTCGGCGCCTTCCTCACTCGCGCCGGCCACGACGTCACCCTGATCGATCCCTGGGCCGAGCAGGTCGAGACCATCCGCCAGCGCGGCATCTCGGTCACCGGACCCCACGACCCCTTCGAGGCCCGGCCCAAGGCCGTGCACCTGAACGAGGCGGCCCGGCTGCCCCGGGATTTCGACATGGCCTTCGTGGCCATGAAGGTCTACGACACGGCGTGGGCGACCCAGCTGGCCTTGCGGCATCTGGGCCCCAATGGCTTCGTCGTCGCGTCGCAGAACTGCTGGCCCGACCCGATCGTCGCCAGCGTGGCCGGCGCCGGGCGCGCGGTGGGGCTCGTCATGTCGAAGATCGGCGTGGCCTTGTGGAAGCCGGGCCAGGTCGAGCGCGGCATGGAGAAAGGCCAGGGCCGCGGCCACGACGTCTTCCGGGTCGGCGAGCACGACGGCCGCGTGACCCCCCGGGCCAGCGAGCTTGCCGAGATGCTCTCGGTGATCGACGGCGCCCAGGTCACCGACAACCTCTGGGGGGAACGGTGGTCGAAGCTCTGCGCCAACGCCATGGGCAACCCCGTGCAGGCCATGTCGGGGCTGGGCTCGCTGGAGATCGCCTCCAGCGAGGTGGGGCGCTCGATCACCATCCATCTGGGCGCCGAGTCGGCGCGGGTGGGGCTGGCCCACGGCTATCGCGTGCCGAAGTTCAACGGCGCCCCTGCCGAGCAATGGGCGGCCGCTGACCAGCGCGAGACCTGGGAAGCGCTCGATACCATGCTGACGCCGACGTCGAGCAGCCCGCGCAACTGGCGCGCCTCGATGGCGCAGGATGTTGCGAAGGGACGCCCGACCGAGATCGATCTGATGAACGGTCACGTCGTCGCCCAGGGCCATGCCAAGGGCGTGCCGACAGCCGTGTCGGCGGCCGTGGTCGAGATGGTCCACGAGATCGAGCGGGGCGTCCGCAAGCCCGCCCCCGAGAACATCGGCCTGACGCTGCAGCGCGCCGGCCGATAG